From one Thalassobaculum sp. OXR-137 genomic stretch:
- the bcp gene encoding thioredoxin-dependent thiol peroxidase has product MSLDVGDKAPDFTMPTDGGGEVSLAKLKGKPVVLYFYPRDDTPGCTTEACGFRDALPDFSGAGGVEIIGVSRDTVAKHDKFKAKYDLPFTLGADETGAVTEAYGVWVEKNMYGKKSMGIERATFLIDGDGVIRGVWRKVKVKGHVDEVLAAAKQL; this is encoded by the coding sequence ATGAGCCTCGATGTCGGCGACAAGGCCCCGGACTTCACAATGCCCACCGATGGCGGCGGCGAGGTGTCGCTGGCCAAGCTGAAGGGCAAGCCGGTGGTGCTGTATTTCTATCCGCGCGACGACACGCCGGGCTGCACGACCGAGGCCTGCGGCTTCCGCGACGCGCTGCCGGATTTCTCCGGTGCCGGCGGGGTCGAGATCATCGGCGTCAGCCGCGACACGGTGGCCAAGCACGACAAGTTCAAGGCCAAGTACGACCTGCCCTTCACCCTGGGCGCCGACGAGACCGGCGCGGTGACCGAGGCCTATGGGGTCTGGGTCGAAAAGAACATGTACGGCAAGAAATCCATGGGTATCGAGCGCGCCACCTTCCTGATCGACGGCGACGGCGTGATCCGCGGCGTCTGGCGCAAGGTCAAGGTGAAGGGCCATGTGGACGAGGTGCTGGCGGCGGCGAAGCAGCTGTAG
- a CDS encoding alpha/beta fold hydrolase — protein MTTYVLVHGAWHGGWCWVRVAEQLRAAGHTVFTPTLTGLADRSHLMSPTISLMTHIKDVVGLLEWEELSDVVLVGHSYGGVVITGAADRAVGRVKSLIYLDALVPAHGQSAMDVRRPEQVEAAYAAAKAKGNGWRIPPTTAATFMVNEADQAWVDSKCTDLPLACFTEPLYLSGAIDAIKTRVYIRAAGYPAPQFDATLEKFRDDDYDTYAVDCGHDVMVDAPEELTEILVKYA, from the coding sequence ATGACCACCTACGTTCTCGTTCACGGCGCATGGCATGGCGGCTGGTGCTGGGTCCGCGTGGCCGAGCAGCTCCGCGCGGCAGGACACACCGTGTTCACCCCGACCCTGACCGGCCTCGCCGACCGCTCCCACCTGATGAGCCCGACGATCAGCCTGATGACCCACATCAAGGACGTGGTCGGCCTGCTGGAATGGGAGGAGCTGAGCGACGTGGTGCTGGTCGGCCATTCCTATGGCGGCGTGGTCATCACCGGCGCCGCCGACCGCGCCGTCGGCCGGGTGAAGTCGCTGATCTATCTCGACGCCCTGGTTCCGGCCCACGGCCAGTCGGCGATGGACGTGCGCCGCCCGGAGCAGGTGGAGGCCGCCTATGCCGCCGCCAAGGCCAAGGGCAACGGCTGGCGCATCCCGCCGACCACGGCGGCGACCTTCATGGTGAACGAGGCCGACCAGGCCTGGGTCGACAGCAAGTGCACCGACCTGCCGCTGGCCTGCTTCACCGAGCCGCTCTACCTGTCCGGCGCGATCGACGCGATCAAGACCCGCGTCTACATCCGCGCCGCCGGCTACCCGGCGCCGCAGTTCGACGCCACCCTGGAGAAGTTCCGCGACGACGACTACGACACCTACGCGGTCGATTGCGGCCACGACGTGATGGTCGACGCGCCGGAAGAACTGACCGAGATCCTGGTCAAATACGCGTAA
- a CDS encoding dihydrodipicolinate synthase family protein, producing the protein MADPQPQGPFRGIYPMLYALFATDGALDRGANDAQVEACIAGGVHGLAVGGLASECNKLTVEERRDHARWTLEAAAGRVPVSITISDNTVGGQIDSVKRAADAGAAWAVLQPPPVKSASEEELIRFFGAVADASPIPIGIQNAPEYIGIGLSNAGLIALNRRHPTVSILKAEGTGLYIGRLAEESGGGFTLFNGRDGIEMLDSLRHGCAGLIPGVEACDVESRIYDLHMAGRAAEADRAFRQILPLLHFLMHTIDHLLCYGKRLAARRIGLSEVHDRGPALAPHTVGMAILDHWSRDLGRLGQ; encoded by the coding sequence ATGGCCGACCCGCAGCCGCAGGGCCCGTTCCGCGGCATCTATCCCATGCTCTACGCCCTGTTCGCCACCGATGGCGCGCTCGACCGGGGCGCCAACGACGCCCAGGTGGAGGCCTGCATCGCCGGCGGCGTCCACGGCCTCGCGGTCGGCGGTCTCGCCAGCGAATGCAACAAGCTGACCGTGGAGGAGCGGCGCGACCACGCCCGCTGGACCCTGGAGGCGGCGGCCGGCCGGGTGCCGGTCAGCATCACGATCTCCGACAACACGGTCGGCGGCCAGATCGACAGCGTGAAGCGCGCCGCCGATGCCGGGGCGGCCTGGGCGGTGCTGCAGCCGCCGCCGGTGAAATCGGCCAGCGAGGAGGAACTGATCCGCTTCTTCGGGGCGGTGGCCGACGCCTCCCCGATCCCCATCGGCATCCAGAACGCGCCGGAGTATATCGGCATCGGCCTGTCCAATGCCGGGCTGATCGCGTTGAACCGGCGTCATCCCACCGTCTCCATCCTGAAGGCCGAGGGCACCGGCCTCTATATCGGCCGGCTGGCGGAGGAGTCCGGCGGCGGCTTCACACTGTTCAACGGCCGCGACGGGATCGAGATGCTGGACAGCCTGCGCCACGGCTGCGCCGGCCTGATCCCCGGCGTGGAGGCCTGCGACGTGGAGAGCCGGATCTACGACCTGCACATGGCCGGCCGCGCCGCCGAGGCCGACCGGGCGTTCCGCCAGATTCTGCCGCTGCTGCATTTCCTGATGCATACGATCGACCATCTGCTGTGCTACGGAAAGCGCCTGGCCGCGCGGCGCATCGGGCTCTCCGAGGTGCATGATCGCGGCCCGGCCCTGGCCCCGCACACGGTGGGGATGGCCATTCTGGATCACTGGTCCCGCGACCTCGGGAGGCTTGGACAATGA
- a CDS encoding DUF427 domain-containing protein: MPDTGTNPAPGFAKKPEHRVHLTPAAKRVVVNLGGETVADSLAAILCEETGHDPVYYVPMVDTRADAFTPTARSSYCPYKGKASYWSIAAGGTKAENAAWSYDLPYDECAALAKHVAFYGDKVEVREV; encoded by the coding sequence ATGCCGGATACCGGAACCAACCCCGCCCCGGGTTTCGCCAAGAAGCCCGAGCACCGGGTCCACCTGACCCCGGCGGCCAAGCGCGTCGTGGTGAACCTGGGCGGCGAGACGGTCGCCGACAGCCTCGCCGCCATCCTGTGCGAGGAGACCGGCCACGACCCGGTCTACTACGTGCCGATGGTGGATACGCGCGCCGACGCCTTCACCCCGACGGCGCGGTCGAGCTACTGCCCGTACAAGGGCAAGGCGAGCTACTGGTCGATCGCCGCAGGCGGGACCAAGGCGGAGAACGCGGCCTGGTCTTACGATTTGCCCTACGACGAATGCGCGGCGCTGGCGAAGCACGTGGCGTTCTATGGCGACAAGGTCGAGGTGCGGGAGGTGTGA
- a CDS encoding TauD/TfdA family dioxygenase, giving the protein MQAEPIQGRCVWTGADLEAAGDWLRTWPQDAFPAIDAALARAKASGKPLTEVTAADFPLPGLTEFFADVLDELEDGRGAVRITGFPVERYEADELRLIFWGIGQHLGTPLNQTAFGEILGEVRDESHEDGRVTQQLAEHRCGSDKVLASRARARSTGPLRFHTDRCDVITLFCVANGIDGGVSKLASIPHIHNTILARRPDLHALLMQDYWRSRPADEDGETTDKVFALPVFGVRDGKITSQYSRTYVEQAQETPSVPRLTAAQNEALDMLAEVAEESCLHSAFAPGDIQLLNNHVVYHGRTAYADDRTSGQVRCLLRLWLSVANSRALPEGYEVLWGSTRPGALRGGVGQAAG; this is encoded by the coding sequence ATGCAGGCTGAACCGATCCAGGGTCGCTGCGTCTGGACCGGCGCCGACCTCGAGGCTGCCGGCGACTGGCTGCGCACGTGGCCGCAGGACGCCTTTCCCGCCATCGACGCCGCGCTCGCCCGCGCCAAGGCCAGCGGCAAGCCGCTGACCGAGGTCACGGCCGCCGACTTCCCGCTGCCGGGGCTGACGGAGTTCTTCGCCGACGTGCTCGACGAGTTGGAGGATGGGCGCGGTGCGGTGCGGATCACCGGCTTTCCGGTGGAGCGCTACGAGGCCGACGAACTGCGGCTGATCTTCTGGGGCATCGGCCAGCATCTGGGCACGCCGCTAAACCAGACGGCTTTCGGCGAGATTCTGGGTGAGGTGCGCGACGAATCCCACGAGGACGGGCGCGTCACCCAGCAGCTTGCCGAGCACCGCTGCGGCTCCGACAAAGTGCTGGCCTCCCGTGCCCGTGCCCGCTCCACGGGGCCGCTGCGCTTCCACACCGACCGGTGCGACGTGATCACCCTGTTCTGCGTCGCCAACGGCATCGACGGCGGGGTCAGCAAGCTGGCCAGCATCCCGCACATCCACAACACGATCCTGGCGCGCCGCCCGGACCTGCATGCCCTGCTGATGCAGGACTATTGGCGTTCCCGCCCGGCCGACGAGGACGGCGAGACGACGGACAAGGTCTTCGCCCTGCCGGTCTTCGGCGTGCGCGACGGCAAGATCACCAGCCAATATTCCCGCACCTATGTGGAGCAGGCCCAGGAGACCCCGTCGGTGCCGCGGCTGACCGCCGCCCAGAACGAGGCGCTCGACATGCTCGCCGAGGTGGCGGAGGAGAGCTGCCTGCATTCGGCCTTCGCGCCGGGCGACATCCAGCTGCTGAACAACCACGTGGTCTATCACGGCCGCACTGCCTATGCGGACGACCGGACATCCGGCCAGGTACGCTGCCTGCTGCGGCTGTGGCTCAGCGTGGCCAACAGCCGGGCCCTGCCGGAGGGGTACGAAGTGCTATGGGGCTCGACCCGGCCGGGCGCTTTGCGCGGAGGTGTCGGGCAGGCGGCGGGGTAG